One window of the Terriglobales bacterium genome contains the following:
- a CDS encoding STAS domain-containing protein, whose amino-acid sequence EGSKGVVLDLSRIDRVDSAGIGILTLSAGKLRKAGGQLRLAGAQGAVNDVVKLTKIDTIVSCHPDLDSALRAFGPGASPAQG is encoded by the coding sequence GAGGGCTCCAAGGGCGTGGTCCTCGACCTGAGCCGCATAGACCGCGTGGACAGCGCCGGGATCGGCATCCTCACCCTGTCTGCGGGCAAGCTGCGCAAGGCCGGCGGCCAGCTTCGGCTGGCGGGCGCGCAGGGAGCGGTCAACGACGTGGTGAAGCTGACCAAGATCGACACCATCGTGTCTTGCCATCCCGACCTCGACTCCGCCCTCCGCGCCTTTGGCCCGGGGGCGTCGCCAGCGCAGGGGTAA